A genomic segment from Malus domestica chromosome 05, GDT2T_hap1 encodes:
- the LOC103419767 gene encoding ornithine aminotransferase, mitochondrial translates to MASRRCLQRALSTTSFKNSVIWRSFGAVPQATTPSSSQELINSEYQYSAHNYHPIPVVFSQGKGSCIQDPEGNRYLDFLSAYSAVNQGHCHPKIMKALQEQAQRLTLSSRAFYNDRFPIFAEYLTSMFGYDMVLPMNTGAEAVETALKVARKWGHEKKKIPKDEAIIVSCCGCFHGRTLAVISMSCDNEATRGFGPLLPGHLKVDFGDAVGLEKVFKENGDRIAGFLFEPIQGEAGVIIPPDGYLKTVRDLCSKYNILMIADEIQSGLARSGKMLAVDWEEVRPDVVILGKALGGGVIPVSAVLADKDVMLCIRPGEHGSTFGGNPLASAVAVAALDVIRDEKLAERSAEMGQELRNQLVKIQQQFPNYIKEVRGRGLFNAVELNSKNLSPVSAYDICLQLKERGVLAKPTHDTIIRLTPPLSISLKEVQQGSKALSDVLGHDLPKMQKEKPENSSSTASNICDRCGRNLHDSTHNNH, encoded by the exons ATGGCGAGCAGGAGATGTTTGCAGCGTGCGCTGAGCACAACAAGCTTCAAGAACAGTGTGATTTGGAGGAGCTTCGGTGCTGTCCCTCAAGCCACCACCCCTTCATCTTCTCAGGAGCTCATCAACTCGGAATATCAATACAGCGCCCACAA TTACCACCCAATTCCCGTTGTGTTCTCTCAAGGAAAAGGATCATGTATACAGGACCCAGAGGGAAACAGATATCTGGACTTTCTTTCAGCTTACTCTGCTGTTAATCAG GGACATTGCCATCCAAAAATCATGAAGGCATTACAAGAACAGGCACAAAGGCTAACTCTTAGTTCTCGGGCtttctataatgatagatttccaATATTTGCTGAGTATCTAACAAGCATGTTTGGCTATGACATGGTGCTGCCCATGAACACTGGTGCTGAAGCTGTGGAAACAGCTTTGAAGGTGGCAAGGAAATGGGGtcatgagaagaaaaaaattccaaaagaTGAG GCTATTATTGTATCATGTTGTGGCTGCTTCCATGGTCGTACTTTGGCTGTCATCTCCATGAGCTGTGACAATGAAGCAACCCGTGGTTTTGGACCCTTGTTGCCTGGACATCTTAAAGTTGATTTTGGTGATGCAGTTGGCCTTGAAAAAGTTTTCAAAG AAAATGGAGACCGCATAGCTGGATTTCTCTTTGAACCCATTCAGGGAGAGGCTGGG GTCATAATTCCTCCAGATGGTTATTTGAAAACTGTTAGAGATCTGTGCTcgaaatataacattttaatgaTCGCTGATGAAATACAATCTGGTTTAGCACGGTCAGGGAAAATGCTTGCTGTTGATTGGGAAGAAGTTCGCCCAGATGTAGTG ATACTAGGAAAAGCATTGGGTGGTGGAGTGATACCCGTCAGTGCGGTGCTTGCAGACAAAGACGTAATGCTTTGTATCCGACCCGGAGAGCATGGAAG CACCTTCGGGGGTAATCCGTTGGCCAGTGCAGTCGCTGTTGCCGCACTAGATGTTATCAGAGATGAGAAGCTTGCTGAAAG ATCAGCCGAAATGGGACAAGAGCTTAGGAATCAGCTTGTCAAGATTCAGCAGCAATTCCCAAACTACATAAAGGAAGTTCGAGGAAGAGGTTTGTTCAACGCTGTGGAGCTCAATAGCAAGAATCTGTCCCCTGTTTCTGCTTACGATATCTGTCTACAGTTGAAGGAGAGAGGAGTTCTTGCCAAGCCAACACACGATACTATTATCCGGTTGACTCCTCCGCTCTCCATAAG TTTGAAGGAAGTCCAACAAGGATCAAAAGCACTTTCTGATGTTCTGGGACATGATCTACCAAAGATGCAGAAGGAAAAGCCCGAGAACTCATCTTCGACTGCTTCTAACATATGTGACCGTTGTGGGCGAAACCTGCATGATTCTACACACAACAATCACTGA
- the LOC103419766 gene encoding KH domain-containing protein At4g18375-like: MGETGKRYRSQRDHDGGNKNQKRRFNDRDEKGSDELVVYRILCPDGVIGSVIGKSGKVINLIRQDTRAKIKVVDPFPGAKDRVITIYSYVKDKEEVEVDDEFSDREPLCAAQDALLRVHSAISNALASVGDSDKRRRDSREDCQILVPSSQSANIIGKAGSTIKKLRSKTRTNIKVVAKDATDPTHSCAMDFDNFLMINGESEAVKRALFAVSAIMYKFAPKEEISLETSVPMAPPSIIIPSDVPIYQPGGLYQSGDPIVSSRSVPPIIGATHLQDLQGYTDTGNTWPLYSSALPLVSGFGVASRSEELIVRVLCPFDKIGRVIGKGGGTIKSIRQGSGARIEVDDTKDRDECIISVTATESPDDLKSMAVEAVLLLQGKINDEDDDSVSIRLLVPSKVIGCIIGKSGSIINEIRKRTKADVRISKVDKPRGADANDELVGVAGDPSSLRDALIQIVLRLRDDVLKDRDDGLNTSGGAESLYSGGTGLSMPPVLPSVPPVTSMGYDQRAESGSGLGLLSSGSLYGYGSVSMGENGYGSMSSYPSKLYGGSALPPPSTLEMLVPANAVGKVMGKGGANIANIRKISGAMVEISESKSSRGDRVAHISGTPEQKRTAENLIKAFIMAP, encoded by the exons ATGGGGGAGACGGGTAAGCGGTATCGGTCGCAGAGAGACCACGATGGGGGAAACAAGAACCAAAAGAGACGATTCAATGACCGAGACGAAAAGGGTAGTGATGAATTGGTGGTTTATAGGATTCTATGCCCTGATGGGGTTATTGGGAGTGTTATTGGCAAGAGTGGGAAAGTGATCAACTTGATCCGGCAAGATACTAGAGCGAAAATCAAGGTTGTGGATCCGTTTCCGGGTGCGAAAGATAGGGTTATAACTATTTATAGCTATGTTAAGGATAAGGAAGAGGTTGAGGTTGATGATGAGTTCAGTGATAGGGAACCTTTGTGTGCTGCCCAGGATGCTCTTCTCAGAGTTCATTCTGCGATTTCAAATGCATTGGCTAGTGTTGGGGATTCGGATAAGAGACGGAGGGATAGTAGGGAAGACTGCCAAATTCTTGTTCCTTCTAGCCAGTCTGCAAATATTATTGGAAAGGCGGGGTCGACTATAAAGAAACTGAGGAGCAAGACGAGGACCAACATCAAGGTTGTTGCAAAAGATGCCACTGACCCAACACATTCGTGCGCTATGGACTTTGACAATTTTCTTATG ATAAATGGAGAATCAGAAGCAGTTAAAAGAGCATTATTTGCAGTTTCTGCAATTATGTACAAGTTTGCTCCGAAGGAAGAGATTTCTCTTGAGACATCAGTACCAATGGCCCCACCAAGTATTATTATCCCATCAGATGTCCCTATTTATCAACCAGGTGGACTATATCAAAGTGGAGATCCTATTGTCTCTTCTAGATCTGTACCTCCAATCATAGGTGCTACACATTTACAGGATCTTCAGGGTTACACGGATACAGGGAATACATGGCCCCTGTATTCATCTGCCCTTCCTTTAGTTTCTGGTTTTGGCGTTGCCTCCCGATCTGAGGAGTTAATTGTGCGAGTACTGTGTCCCTTTGACAAGATTGGTCGCGTAATTGGCAAAGGTGGGGGCACCATTAAAAGCATAAGGCAGGGGAGTGGTGCTCGTATTGAGGTTGATGATACCAAGGACCGTGATGAGTGTATAATTAGTGTTACTGCAACAGAG TCACCCGATGATCTAAAATCTATGGCAGTGGAAGCTGTTCTTTTGCTGCAAGGGAAGataaatgatgaagatgatgactcTGTCTCCATTCGACTTCTTGTTCCATCTAAAGTTATTGGTTGCATTATTGGAAAAAGTGGTTCCATTATAAATGAAATCCGAAAGAGAACAAAAGCTGACGTCCGTATTTCAAAAGTTGATAAGCCTAGGGGTGCTGATGCTAATGATGAACTTGTTGGG GTGGCAGGAGATCCCAGTAGTTTGAGGGATGCGCTTATTCAGATTGTTCTAAGACTCCGAGATGATGTCTTGAAAGATAGAGATGATGGTCTTAACACCTCTGGTGGTGCTGAATCTCTGTACTCGGGTGGCACTGGTCTCTCGATGCCACCTGTCCTGCCTTCTGTCCCCCCAGTTACTTCGATGGGTTATGATCAGAGGGCTGAAAGTGGAAGTGGCTTGGGCCTGCTTTCTTCTGGTAGCCTCTATGGATATGGATCTGTGTCG aTGGGAGAAAATGGCTATGGATCCATGTCTTCGTATCCATCCAAGCTATATGGAGGGTCAGC GTTGCCACCCCCTTCAACACTTGAGATGCTAGTTCCTGCGAATGCAGTGGGTAAAGTGATGGGCAAAGGCGGGGCAAATATAGCCAATATTCGGAAG ATATCGGGAGCAATGGTAGAGATCTCTGAGTCCAAATCTTCCCGGGGTGATCGTGTTGCACATATATCTGGCACACCTGAACAGAAGCGTACAGCTGAGAACTTGATTAAGGCATTTATAATGGCCCCCTAA
- the LOC103419763 gene encoding uncharacterized protein, giving the protein MEQEAAETLIQAARSDGSEPASVNRARRLLFRRMLVGIRDGRFFLGTFHCIDKQGNIILQDAVEYRSTRRSSPSPMEQRCLGLILIPSSCRASCHVGCSVEEQLSLLSF; this is encoded by the coding sequence ATGGAACAAGAAGCGGCGGAAACGCTAATTCAGGCTGCGAGGTCAGATGGGTCGGAGCCGGCGTCAGTGAACCGCGCCAGGAGGCTGCTGTTCCGGCGAATGCTAGTTGGGATAAGAGACGGCCGGTTTTTCTTGGGCACCTTTCACTGCATCGACAAGCAAGGCAACATCATACTCCAGGACGCAGTGGAGTATCGGAGCACGCGGCGGTCCTCCCCGTCTCCGATGGAGCAGCGGTGCCTCGGTCTGATTCTAATCCCTTCTTCTTGCCGTGCTTCTTGTCACGTTGGCTGCTCTGTCGAAGAACAATTGTCTCTGCTTTCCTTCTAG
- the LOC103419764 gene encoding protease Do-like 5, chloroplastic → MVVVLGSLSQIKPSPIPTNSSSSSSSSNPSRNSQKNKILTRRRAMVLAPSLVAASLLHFCNPISPQPSSRLALALQDELQQDEDRAVNLFQETSPSVVFIKDLEIDKSLKASFDVVSQSGDENSKVEGTGSGFIWDKFGHIVTNYHVIAKLATDQSGLQRCKVYLVDARGNGFYSEGKIVGVDPTYDLAVLKVDVQGHELKPAVLGTSNDLHVGQSCFAIGNPYGYENTLTIGVVSGLGREIPSPDGKAIRGAIQTDAAINSGNSGGPLIDSHGHIIGVNTATFTRKGTGASSGVNFAIPIDTVVRTVPYLIVYGTPYRDRF, encoded by the exons ATGGTGGTGGTGTTGGGTTCTCTTAGCCAAATCAAGCCCTCTCCAATACCAAccaactcttcttcttcttcttcttcctcaaacccCTCACGCAATTCACAGAAGAACAAAATTCTCACCAGGAGAAGAGCCATGGTGCTTGCCCCAAGCCTTGTGGCCGCTTCCTTGCTCCATTTCTGTAACCCCATTTCCCCACAACCTTCATCTCGCCTTGCACTCGCTCTGCAGGATGAGCTTCAGCAAGACGAAGACCGCGCCGTCAATCTCTTCCAG GAAACTTCTCCATCAGTTGTTTTTATTAAAGACCTTGAAATAGACAAAAGCCTCAAGGCCTCTTTTGATGTTGTCTCGCAAAGCGGAGATGAAAATTCCAAAGTTGAAGGAACAGGTTCAGGCTTCATTTGGGATAAGTTTGGTCACATT GTCACAAATTACCATGTTATAGCTAAATTGGCTACAGATCAAAGCGGATTACAGCGTTGTAAG GTTTACCTTGTGGACGCAAGAGGCAATGGTTTTTACAGTGAAGGAAAGATTGTTGGTGTCGATCCAACCTATGATTTAGCTGTTCTTAAG GTTGATGTTCAAGGACATGAGTTAAAACCTGCTGTTCTTGGTACATCTAACGATTTACATGTCGGTCAGAGCTGCTTTGCCATTGGAAATCCTTATGGATACGAGAACACACTAACAATAGGG GTGGTCAGTGGCTTAGGGAGGGAGATACCCTCACCAGATGGAAAGGCCATCAGAGGAGCTATTCAAACGGACGCTGCCATTAACTCTG GGAATTCAGGAGGGCCGTTAATTGATTCGCATGGCCATATTATCGGAGTTAACACAGCAACTTTCACTCGCAAAG GGACAGGAGCATCGTCCGGAGTTAACTTTGCAATACCGATTGACACTGTCGTGCGAACTGTGCCGTATCTTATTGTATATGGAACACCGTACCGCGACAGATTTTGA